A region of the Candidatus Hydrogenedentota bacterium genome:
CGTCGCCGAGGGTGTAGGTGATCTGATAGTAGACTGTCGCCCGCTTTTCGCCCATGTTCTCCATGGTCACCCGGAACCCCTTGCGGAAGGGCATCTGCCAATACGAGTTGAGACCGCTCCTGGGATTGACGCAGACGGCCAGCGAGGTGATGCGCGGTTCCTTCCCCATGCCCCATCCGGCGGCGAAAAAGTCGCCCACGGGCACCTCGACCGACGGCTCCGTCTCGCCGTCCCAGTAGAAACGCAGAATCATGAGGCGGTAGTCGCCCACGGGGGTCATCCAAATGTGGTTGATGACGCCGGAGCCGTCTGTCTCTCCCAAGGTGAAAGTCGTGCCCGGCTCGATGTGGACATAGGGGTTGACCTTCCAGCCCTGTCCCAGTTCGCGGGCTGCGCGGGCCGCGCTGCCCTCCTCCAGGGTGGCCATGCCGCCCTTCCCCTTCTCGCCGGTGAAGTTTTCCGGGCTGATGGAGCGGGTTTCCACATCCCGAAGCTGGTACAACTGGTCCAGACCGGGCACTTGCGCCGAAACAGCAGGCGCCAGAAGGGCCAACAAGACCGCACAGGCAAGTAAATGGATGTTGTTCATGCGATTCCCGCTCCTTTTGTTGGGGCTTTCAAGCCGGAAACAAGCGGCCATTACCCTACAACGTTGACCATGGAAAGTGCAACGGCGCGGGAACGTCTTCACAATGCGTGCCGAACAGTGTCCGGCAAGGCGCCGCAAGGTTTGGACCGCCTACTGGACACCCTTTGGAAGAAAAGTCTCCTCGGCGTTGGTTTGCCGCTCCTGCGCGCTCTGCCGGTACAGTCCCCTGCCAAAGAGGCGCGCCGAACCGGTGGCGATCAGGGGCGGGGTGACGGAATAGGCCACTTCCAATGGAAACGCTGGAACCGTAACCCAGGCCATCTCCAAGCCGCCGCCGCCGAGGGGAATCCCCGCCACATCCGGCGCGGTGCTGGCCTGGACAATGCCGTTGTACACCCATCCGGGGGGGAGTTCCTCCACCAGGCCAAACGCTGTGACAACGCCTGTTCCCTGTTGCTCCACCAACAGGGTGATTTCAAGCGGCTGGCCCGGCAGATAAACCCCCGGAGCCGCCGCAGCACGGTCAAGTTTGAGCACCATGTCCCCGGAACCGGCTGCGCGCAGCAGGGTCTCCTCCTCGTTCGAGTAGGCCAGTCCCGCGCCCGCCTCGAAAAGCGCCGAGCCGTAGATGAGCTGCGGCCCCGCCGCAGACTCCGGAGCCCGCACGCGGTAACGCAGGATGGCGGGGAACACGGGCGGTGTGCTCCAGGAAAAGACCATCTGCCCCTGGGCGCCGTTTTCCGGCTGCATGGTGGGCGTGTCACCGCCCACCCATCCGTCATAGGACCAACCTGCGGGAAACTGCTCGGTGACTCTGAGCTGGCTCACAGGCTTCAAGCCAACGCGCGCAACCGTCAGGGTAACCTCCAGCAGGGTGCCCGGCGTGTACACACCCTCCGTGCCCGCATTCCGGGCCAGTGTCAGCAGGGTCCGCTCGGCATACTCGGGAGGCGGTGGCGGACCCAGCGAAACTGTCAGATTTACCGCGTCACCCGGGGGCAGCAAAGTTCCCGCCACGGGGTTCTGGCTGATGACCACGCCTTCTGGAACGCTGTCGGAATATTCCTCCGAGACGGTTCCCCCGTTCAAACCCGCGCCGACAAGCGCATCCAGGGCCGCGGCATATTCCAATCCAGTCACATTGGGAACCTGCACGGGGGCGGGACCGTCCGAAAGCACCAAGTCCACCCCCGTTGGGGGCGGCACCAAGACGCCCGGCGCGGGCATTTGGCGGATGACCCGGCCAGCCGGCACAGTGTCGCTGTGTTCCGTGGTCACATCTCCGACTGACAAGCCCAACCCGTTCAAGAGAAGTTCCACGGCGGCCAAGCTCAGCCCGGACAAATCGGGAACCGCAACGTCCGCCGGTCCAAGGGACACGACAATGTCCACCGCCGTGCCCAGGGGCACCTCGGTGTCCGCCGTGGGACTTTGACGGATGACACGTCCGGCGGGAATGTCATTGCTGTTTTCAAAGGTTGTGCCGCCCAGTGTCAGTCCGGTCAGTCCCAGCAGGGCGGGCACGGAGTGCAAATGCTCCAGACCCACCAGATTGGGCACTTTGGCAAGCCCCGGCTCGCCCTCACCCTCCCCCTCGTCACCCAGAGGCACAAAGACCGCCTGAAACCGGGTGTAATGCAGGCTGGTGGTCCCTTCAAACCCGGAGTCCGTGCCAAAAAGCAGCCAAATGTCACCGGAGCCGTCACTGGTCACTGTGACGGCATTTCCCTTTTCCAGGGACAGGAGCACCGGTTCATTGGTTCCGTCATCGGGCTTTCCGATGGTACCCAGCACTGCGGCGTCCTCGCCGCCGGTGGCTTGGTTGCCCTTGTCCAGATTCATGCGGTACCAGTTTTCCCCGTCCACCACCCGGTCCGGCTCGAACGGCGCCGCGCCCGCCTTCATGTACACAGAATCCGCCGGACTCCCCCCCACGCCGATGCTTCCCACCATGTACGGGCTGGCAAATCCGGTTAAAAATGACACGGAATACCGGGTGTTCGGCTGTAGTCCGGACACGTGCCGCTTAAAGTACATGAAAAGGTCGTCGCTGTGATTGTTTCCGCTGATGAACCATGCGTTGCCCCAGCCCAAAGACTCGGGCAGGGGGCGGTGGCCCGAATCCAGTTCATAGAACTCCGCCGTGGCCTCCACCGGCAGGTCGGCAAAACCCGCCTCCCAGCCCTGGGGCCCCCGGGAAAAGACAAAATTGAACCGCCGCGCCCCGCCGCCCAAGTCCTCACCCGCGGCGGGTTCCGCGCCCAGTGAAAGCGCCATGTTCACTGCTGCTCCCGGAGAAACCATGACACCGGAAAGAGGCGACTGCCGGACAACCTTTCCCAATGGCGCCGTTGGATGATACTCGTCCACCGTCTGGCCGGATACCAAACCCGCCGCAACCAGCGCGGTCTGCGCCTCGGCCAAAGTCAACCCCGCCAAATTGGGAACCGCGACCTCGTCCGGTTCCCCCTCGCCTTCGCCCTCTCCCTCACCTTCGCCTTCCCCCTCGCCCTCTCCCTCACCCTCGACCGTGGGTTCCGGTGAAATGGCGGTCACGGTCTCACCGGATTCAAGCAGTGGGCCGCCGGTCCGGAAAAGAACCTGTCCGGAAAATGACTGTTCCCCGTCCGCCCCCGCAGGCACGCCGCAAAGATAGGCGAACTCCACAGGAAAAGACGGCATTCCGTCAAAAGTAAATTTAATCCGTCCGGTGTCCGGATTGAATTCACCGGTCACATTCACCTCTCCCGGCACCACCCCCGTGAAAACCCACCCTTCGGGGGGGGACTCGTCCACCTGCAACTCGGTGATTTCCACCTCCCCCGCATAGTCCACCCTGAGGGTCACTTCCTGAACCGTGCCGGGAAGATACCGGGCCGGAGAGAAACTCCGCAGCAACACAGGCGGTTCGACAGGGGTCTCCCCCGTGACGGTAATATAATCGGTCTTCTGCTCTGTGTATGTTTGGGTTCCCGTCCAGCCGGTCAGCCGCACGGTGTAGACCCCCGGCGCGGTGTAGACATGGAGCGGGCTTGCCTCGGTTGAAGTCGCTTTCCCGTCGCCAAACTCCCAGAACCATGTCACAAACCCGGCGCCGTTACCCTCGCTTGTGTTGGTGAACTGCACCGAAAGGGGGGCCTCGCCCGCGCGCGGCTCTGCGGTAAAATCCACCACCGGATCGGGCTGCTCCGCCGCGCGCACCACTATCGTGCCCTTTTCCGCAATCCCCGTACCCAGCCAGGAAAACATGGTCAGGGCCACGGTGTACTCGCCCGGTTCAGTGTACGTGTGAACGGGATTGGCGTCGGAGGCATCAGGAGTGCCGTCGCCGAAATCCCAGGACCATGTCCTGGCAAAAGGTCCGCCCCCGGAGGACTGGTTGGTGAAGGTCACCTCAAGCGGCGCGGTTCCCTCAGAAGGGGCAAAGACAAAGTCCGGGGCGGGCCGCCCCAGATCACATCCGCCCAGCATGGCACACACCGCCAGCAATCCGGCCATCACAAACACATGCTTCATGCCTTGTCACCCTTGCAAGGTTTAGACACACAATAAACACTTTTCAACAGTATACCAGACCCGAAACCATGTCCTTTGCGTTCTGCCGGTAAGGCGCAGGGCGTGTCAGGCGGTTTTCGGAAGGGTGAGCGTAAAAATCGAGCCCTTTTCCGGCTCGCTCTGGACCTTGATTGAGCCCTGATGAAGCTCGGTCAGCCGCTTGGCCAGGGTCAATCCAAGCCCCGTGCCGGGGATGTGGACGGTGTGCGCGTTTTTCACACGGTAAAACTCGTCAAAGATGTTTTCCATCTGCCCGTCGGTCATCCCGATGCCGTCATCGCGGACGGACACCCGCACATCGTTCGGATTCTCCACCATGGACACCAGCACATGCCCCTTGGGCGGGGTGTATTTGAGGGCATTGTCTATGAGGTTCATCAAAATGAGATAGATGGAGTCGCGGTCGGCCATAACCCGGCCCTCTCCAGGCTTCTCCGTCCGCTGGCATTCAAGGGTGATGTCAAGGCCTTCGGCTTTGTCCAAATTGGCCTCCACCGCCGCGTTGACAACCTCTTCTATATTGATGGGGAGGCGCTTGATGACAAAATTGCCCGTCTCCATCGCCGTGAGATTAAGCAGGTCATTCACCATGGCGCGGAGGTTTTTGGCGCGAAGGAGGGCGCGCTCGACAAGCCCCGCCGCCTCTTCCGGGTCATTCTTTGCCGTTGGGGCCAAAACCGCCGTCAAGTGCCCCTCGATTGCCGCCAGCGGGCTTTTCACCTCGTGGGCAACCATCGAAATAAACATGGATTTGGCGGTTTCCAGCTTTTTTAGCTCGCTTATGTCGCGCAACACGGCCACTGCCCCGGACACCTGCCCGTCCGGTTCCAGCACCGGACTCACATTGGCCATGTAAACAGCCTTTCCAATGCGAATTTCCTTGGACGAAATAACGGGGCCGCAGGGGCCGCTCAAGGCATCACCGACAAGTGCCTGAAGGTCCCCGCAGTCCAGCCCCTCCAAAGGCGAGGAGTCCGGGAGGGCCTCAAAACCGGGGATGATGTGCGTGGCCGCCGCGTTCCTCAGCACGATCTGCCGGTCTTTGTTCACCACGACAACCCCGTCAGCCATACAACTGATGATGGTGCTTGACTTTGAGCGCTCCCGTGCAAGTTCAAGCAGGCGGCTTTCCCGTTCCGCCCGCAGCCGCTTCGTTTCCATGTTTAAGGCGCGCCGTTCGAGGCCGCTCTGAACCGGCAGAAGCAGCTCATCCGGCGTGAACGGCTTGGGAATGTACCCGTAGGCGCCGCGCCGCGTGGCCTCCACGGCGGTTTCGATGGCCGCATAGGCGGTGATGACAAAAATGGCCACATCCTCATCGAGCTTCAACAGGTGCTCGATGAGTTCCAGGCCGCCCATGCCGGGCATCTTGAGGTCCACCAGGGCGACGGCAAAATTGCCCCGTTCGCGGAAAAGCTCCAGGCCCGCAAGACCGTCCGGGGCGGTCTCGACCGAGTAACCCTCGGCGGTGAGCACCTTGGAACAGCCCTCCCGCATGCCGAGTTCATCATCAACAACCAGAATTCGGACGGTGTCATTGCCCATGGGCGCATGCTCCCCATTCCCGGTTCATGGGGCTTCCGCCCCGTCGTCGCAATGCCCGACGGGAAGGCTGAGCGTGAACGTGGTGCCCTTGCCCTC
Encoded here:
- a CDS encoding DUF2961 domain-containing protein; amino-acid sequence: MNNIHLLACAVLLALLAPAVSAQVPGLDQLYQLRDVETRSISPENFTGEKGKGGMATLEEGSAARAARELGQGWKVNPYVHIEPGTTFTLGETDGSGVINHIWMTPVGDYRLMILRFYWDGETEPSVEVPVGDFFAAGWGMGKEPRITSLAVCVNPRSGLNSYWQMPFRKGFRVTMENMGEKRATVYYQITYTLGDVPEGTALFHAQFRRVNPLPDMLDHTIVDGIKGSGNYVGTYVARGANFGGWWGEGEVKFFIDGDEKFPTICGTGEEDYFCGSYGYNERKENGVDVFEGFTSPYTGFYHVPHEGAQRRFGQYRWHITDPVRFKQDLRVTLQSLGWQSEGRYLHLQDDLASVAYWYQTEPHNPFPPLPEKEKLLIKD
- a CDS encoding PASTA domain-containing protein, whose translation is MKHVFVMAGLLAVCAMLGGCDLGRPAPDFVFAPSEGTAPLEVTFTNQSSGGGPFARTWSWDFGDGTPDASDANPVHTYTEPGEYTVALTMFSWLGTGIAEKGTIVVRAAEQPDPVVDFTAEPRAGEAPLSVQFTNTSEGNGAGFVTWFWEFGDGKATSTEASPLHVYTAPGVYTVRLTGWTGTQTYTEQKTDYITVTGETPVEPPVLLRSFSPARYLPGTVQEVTLRVDYAGEVEITELQVDESPPEGWVFTGVVPGEVNVTGEFNPDTGRIKFTFDGMPSFPVEFAYLCGVPAGADGEQSFSGQVLFRTGGPLLESGETVTAISPEPTVEGEGEGEGEGEGEGEGEGEGEPDEVAVPNLAGLTLAEAQTALVAAGLVSGQTVDEYHPTAPLGKVVRQSPLSGVMVSPGAAVNMALSLGAEPAAGEDLGGGARRFNFVFSRGPQGWEAGFADLPVEATAEFYELDSGHRPLPESLGWGNAWFISGNNHSDDLFMYFKRHVSGLQPNTRYSVSFLTGFASPYMVGSIGVGGSPADSVYMKAGAAPFEPDRVVDGENWYRMNLDKGNQATGGEDAAVLGTIGKPDDGTNEPVLLSLEKGNAVTVTSDGSGDIWLLFGTDSGFEGTTSLHYTRFQAVFVPLGDEGEGEGEPGLAKVPNLVGLEHLHSVPALLGLTGLTLGGTTFENSNDIPAGRVIRQSPTADTEVPLGTAVDIVVSLGPADVAVPDLSGLSLAAVELLLNGLGLSVGDVTTEHSDTVPAGRVIRQMPAPGVLVPPPTGVDLVLSDGPAPVQVPNVTGLEYAAALDALVGAGLNGGTVSEEYSDSVPEGVVISQNPVAGTLLPPGDAVNLTVSLGPPPPPEYAERTLLTLARNAGTEGVYTPGTLLEVTLTVARVGLKPVSQLRVTEQFPAGWSYDGWVGGDTPTMQPENGAQGQMVFSWSTPPVFPAILRYRVRAPESAAGPQLIYGSALFEAGAGLAYSNEEETLLRAAGSGDMVLKLDRAAAAPGVYLPGQPLEITLLVEQQGTGVVTAFGLVEELPPGWVYNGIVQASTAPDVAGIPLGGGGLEMAWVTVPAFPLEVAYSVTPPLIATGSARLFGRGLYRQSAQERQTNAEETFLPKGVQ
- a CDS encoding response regulator gives rise to the protein MGNDTVRILVVDDELGMREGCSKVLTAEGYSVETAPDGLAGLELFRERGNFAVALVDLKMPGMGGLELIEHLLKLDEDVAIFVITAYAAIETAVEATRRGAYGYIPKPFTPDELLLPVQSGLERRALNMETKRLRAERESRLLELARERSKSSTIISCMADGVVVVNKDRQIVLRNAAATHIIPGFEALPDSSPLEGLDCGDLQALVGDALSGPCGPVISSKEIRIGKAVYMANVSPVLEPDGQVSGAVAVLRDISELKKLETAKSMFISMVAHEVKSPLAAIEGHLTAVLAPTAKNDPEEAAGLVERALLRAKNLRAMVNDLLNLTAMETGNFVIKRLPINIEEVVNAAVEANLDKAEGLDITLECQRTEKPGEGRVMADRDSIYLILMNLIDNALKYTPPKGHVLVSMVENPNDVRVSVRDDGIGMTDGQMENIFDEFYRVKNAHTVHIPGTGLGLTLAKRLTELHQGSIKVQSEPEKGSIFTLTLPKTA